The DNA segment ACCTTGAAAATCACAAACGACATCACCGACAATCAGAGAAATGTCTTAATTCCTAGAAATACTGAAGTTGTAGGGCGACTAGAACCTGTATATTTCAACGGCAGAAACAGAGACAATAACAATGTTAGAGGTGTGCAATTCATCGCACGGGAATTAGTTTTTCCCTCTGGCCGTCGCCAATCAATTAATGCCTCTTCTCAGACAATTACCAGAACTGAAAAAATTAGTAGAAATGATAGCAGCAGAATATTAACAGATGCCGCTATTGGTGCTGGTGCTGCAACGGCAATTTCCTTAATTACAGGTAACCGTAGAATTGAAATTTTAGAACCTCTGGGTGGTGCGGCGGCTGGTGCTTTAGCCAGTGTACTGCTACGCAGACAAGAAGCTGAAGTCTTCGTTTTAAGACCAGAACAGGATTTGAGACTAGCACTTAATTCTAATTTAGTCATAGACCGCTACTAACCTGGACTATATTTCTGTCGTGACTTTCATGATCTCCCAATAGCGATCGCCACTGTAACTATAGCAGGCGATCGCTTCATTTTTTGTCGCCGCCCTCGGTTAGTTGTAAGTCTGCTCCCCCTGCTCATCTGTGGTTAATTAACGTCACTTCGACGGAACCTAACCCAAGCCCTTCCCTTGTCGGGAAGGGGCAAAAAATCTCTCACGTGGCACGAAATAATAGGCTTTGTAAGCCTCTCTCCTTGCAGGGGCTACGGTGTATACACAAATGATTGAGTCACCCCAAATCCTTTAAAAGTAGGGTGTGTTATGCCGAAGGCTAACGCACCATCCCAGATTTTCGGTGCGTTATGGACTTTAGTCCTAACGCACCCTACCAAAAGAAATGCAGGTAAGATTTTTCGACTTGTGTGTACACCGTAGCCTTGCAGGGGAGAAGAATGGAAGCGGGGGGTCATATCCAGCTGATCGAATTCACGTTTAATTAATTCTTGCCAAACCTGACTCAGACCAGAAACACTATAATCATTAATTTTTAACAGCAAAAATACGAAATTTACAAAATATTCAAAAACTGCCAGTTCACTGATGAAGAAAAAAAGCCTGAGGAACTTTTAATCACGCAAATTGTCTGATTAACTAAGAGAAGAAAATTTTAATTTTACTGGGGTAAATCGCAATGTTTAATTTAAATAGTTGGCAATCTGGAACCGCTGCACTGATGGCTATGAGCGTCACAGTAGGCGCTGTAGCTCCTTTGATTACAGCTACACCATCTTTAGCTCAAACTAGATTTTCTGATGTTCCTTCTAATTATTGGGCAGCACAGTTCATCCAACAATTGTCAGACCGAGGTGTAATTGCGGGCTTTCCTGATGGTAGTTTCCGCCCCGAAGAGGCAGTAACCCGGGCTCAATTCGCCGCGATGATTAACAATGCTTTCCAGAAATCACCACAACGGCAAGCAATTAATTTTGTGGATGTCCCCACTAATTTTTGGGCATCTAATGCTATTAGGCAAGCCTACACAATCGGCTTTTTGGCTGGATATCCCGGTAATCGCTTCGAGCCTAACCAGAATATTCCTCGCCAACAGGTTTTGGTTTCTTTAGCCAACGGTCTAAATTATTCTCCCACAGCTAATACCCAAACTACTCTACAATCTTTCAGTGATAGCTTTAATATTGCTGACTGGGCGCGTAGTCCCATCGCTGCGGCGGCTGAACGACGAATTGTGGTCAACTATCCTAACGTTCAATTCCTAAATCCAACTGCAACAGCCACACGCGCACAGGTAGCAGCTTTTATCTATCAGGCGTTGGTTAGTTCTAATCAAGCTTCAGCAATTAGTTCGCCTTATATTGTAGCGCTTCAACCAGCTACGCCTCCTGCACCTGTATCTGTGACCATTCCCCAAGGGACTGCTATTCCTGTGAAGTATGATCAGGCAGAAAAAATTCTGGTCACCAAAGATGAAACAGCACCTTTGACCCTGACAGTAGACCAAAATGTAGTTACCCAAGAAGGAACAGTAGTAATTCCGGCTGGTAGTCAAGTTGTCGGTAGACTCCAACCAGCTCAAGGTGGTTCTCAATTTGTGGCTGAAAGACTAGTGTTGACCAACGGTGAAGAGTATCAGATTAACGCCTCTTCAGAAGTGATTACTAAAACTGAAACCATCAGAAAGGGTAGCAACACCGGTACAATTGTCAGAAATACTGTATTAGGTGCTGGGGCTGCGGCTGCGGTATCTGCTGTCACAGGCGATCGCGCGATCGCTACAGAAGAAGTTCTCGGTGGTGCGGCTATTGGTGGTTTAATCGGTCTGTTCTTTGGTAGAAGCAGCGTTGACTTAATCACAATCGCACCCAATACCGATTTACAAATGACAATCAATCAAAACTTGCTGGTTTCAGTGAGATAGTCATTGGTCATTAGTCATTAGTCATTAGTCATTGGTCATTAGTCATTAGTCATTAGTCATTGGTCAAAGAAGAGGAAAGGGAATAGAAAACAAGAGATAAGTAATATTTTACTTTGTTTCAAACTCCCCCCTGCTCCCCTGCCTCTTCCATTGGTAACCAAATCATAAAAGTATTTCCCGGTGCATCTGGTGAAGTCATAGCTGAGTCAATTGCAGGGCTGAAAATTTCAATTTCGCCCTGCATTTGTTGTATTAATTGTTTCGCGATCGCTAGCCCCAAACCACTACCAGGAATTTCAGTTTGCGCTTGTACTCCCCG comes from the Nodularia sp. NIES-3585 genome and includes:
- a CDS encoding S-layer homology domain-containing protein, encoding MFNLNSWQSGTAALMAMSVTVGAVAPLITATPSLAQTRFSDVPSNYWAAQFIQQLSDRGVIAGFPDGSFRPEEAVTRAQFAAMINNAFQKSPQRQAINFVDVPTNFWASNAIRQAYTIGFLAGYPGNRFEPNQNIPRQQVLVSLANGLNYSPTANTQTTLQSFSDSFNIADWARSPIAAAAERRIVVNYPNVQFLNPTATATRAQVAAFIYQALVSSNQASAISSPYIVALQPATPPAPVSVTIPQGTAIPVKYDQAEKILVTKDETAPLTLTVDQNVVTQEGTVVIPAGSQVVGRLQPAQGGSQFVAERLVLTNGEEYQINASSEVITKTETIRKGSNTGTIVRNTVLGAGAAAAVSAVTGDRAIATEEVLGGAAIGGLIGLFFGRSSVDLITIAPNTDLQMTINQNLLVSVR
- a CDS encoding conjugal transfer protein TrbI — its product is MTTLYQWKSRTAALMAMAITTTAVAPMIAFAPAHAQYNIGQSRTVTIPANANVSLPVRHDKDKVVVSRGETLDLTLKITNDITDNQRNVLIPRNTEVVGRLEPVYFNGRNRDNNNVRGVQFIARELVFPSGRRQSINASSQTITRTEKISRNDSSRILTDAAIGAGAATAISLITGNRRIEILEPLGGAAAGALASVLLRRQEAEVFVLRPEQDLRLALNSNLVIDRY